Proteins from a single region of bacterium:
- the pstA gene encoding phosphate ABC transporter permease PstA — translation MNYKTKIRKIGDKLKIGLTGSAVLLILAILAVILGTVIIGGFKSLSWEFLTQPPREGMTKGGIFPAIFGMVFSLILMLIAVVPVGVATAVYLHEYARSDFFLTKLIRGAVNNLAGVPSIVFGLFGLGFFIQFIGGGLDRSLGQSGLFGQPCILWASLTLALMNLPIIIVATEEALRAVPQAERAGALALGATKWQTIRHVVLPQAIPGILTGVVLVVSRGAGEVAPIMFTGAAYYLPYLPKLPTDQFMTLGYHIFVMTTQSPDIDATVPIAMGATLVLLALTFSLNIIAIIIRSRTRRQLSKGR, via the coding sequence ATGAATTATAAAACAAAAATAAGAAAAATAGGGGATAAGCTTAAGATCGGCCTGACCGGGTCGGCGGTGCTGCTGATCCTGGCCATTCTGGCAGTGATACTGGGCACAGTCATAATTGGAGGTTTTAAAAGCCTGAGCTGGGAGTTTTTGACCCAGCCGCCCCGAGAGGGCATGACCAAGGGCGGGATATTCCCGGCCATCTTCGGGATGGTTTTCTCATTGATCCTGATGCTGATCGCGGTGGTGCCGGTGGGCGTGGCCACGGCCGTGTACCTGCACGAGTACGCCCGGTCTGATTTCTTTTTAACCAAACTGATCCGGGGGGCGGTCAACAACCTGGCCGGGGTGCCTTCCATAGTCTTCGGCCTGTTCGGGCTGGGCTTCTTCATCCAGTTCATCGGCGGAGGCCTGGACCGGTCTTTGGGGCAGAGCGGCCTGTTTGGCCAGCCCTGTATTCTGTGGGCCTCGCTGACCCTGGCCCTGATGAACCTTCCGATCATCATCGTGGCCACCGAGGAGGCCCTGAGGGCGGTGCCCCAGGCGGAAAGGGCCGGGGCCCTGGCTCTGGGAGCCACCAAATGGCAGACCATCCGGCATGTGGTGCTGCCCCAGGCCATCCCCGGCATACTGACCGGAGTGGTGCTGGTGGTCAGCCGGGGAGCCGGGGAGGTGGCGCCCATCATGTTCACCGGCGCGGCCTATTACCTGCCCTACCTGCCCAAACTGCCAACCGACCAGTTCATGACCCTGGGTTATCACATCTTCGTGATGACCACCCAGTCTCCGGATATAGACGCCACCGTACCCATAGCCATGGGCGCCACCCTGGTACTGCTGGCATTGACCTTTTCGCTCAATATCATCGCCATCATCATCAGATCCCGCACCAGAAGACAGCTTAGCAAAGGAAGATAG